Proteins encoded together in one Mycobacterium noviomagense window:
- a CDS encoding TniB family NTP-binding protein, which produces MAVPDSLSAWREFVGHRPTTPDLLIPEELASLSPDAKLDYDQQRIAWLAADVVLETADTKALERQTRIILARNAAQTATARRGLALSGAAGLGKSTAALLIGKRHEKFMRTKTGRNDANYAPVVYAVVPPGTTPKMMMLAFANWLGLVMRSKNTAQDITEQVVAVLRDLGTTLVIVDEVHNLKTNSSIGAEAASALKVFGERLDATFIYAGIDLLTSDLFAGHMGRQIKARMIVHEMSPYCYGTQAHRDDWVELVLGLESLLPLAKHREGSLEQHATYLYDRTGGSIGSLRALLSDAAIAAIQEGSEKIDRTLLDSIKTDRAADEHHAAAPPRPRKPKRLKQAG; this is translated from the coding sequence ATGGCTGTACCTGACTCGTTGAGCGCCTGGCGCGAATTCGTTGGCCACCGGCCGACGACACCTGACCTGCTCATCCCCGAAGAACTCGCCTCCCTCTCCCCCGATGCCAAATTGGACTATGACCAACAGCGAATCGCATGGCTGGCCGCCGACGTCGTACTGGAAACCGCGGACACCAAGGCCCTGGAGCGGCAAACGCGAATAATTTTGGCACGCAACGCCGCACAAACCGCCACCGCTAGGCGAGGCCTTGCGCTGAGCGGCGCTGCAGGACTGGGAAAGAGCACCGCCGCGCTTCTGATCGGCAAGCGCCACGAGAAATTCATGCGAACCAAAACAGGCCGCAATGACGCCAACTACGCACCAGTCGTGTATGCGGTCGTTCCACCCGGAACCACACCCAAGATGATGATGCTGGCCTTCGCCAACTGGCTCGGTCTGGTTATGCGCAGCAAGAACACCGCCCAGGACATCACCGAACAAGTCGTCGCGGTGCTCCGCGACCTCGGAACAACACTGGTGATCGTCGATGAAGTGCACAACCTGAAGACCAACAGCAGCATCGGTGCCGAAGCCGCCTCAGCCCTCAAGGTCTTCGGCGAGAGATTGGATGCGACTTTCATCTATGCGGGCATCGACCTGCTCACGAGCGATCTCTTCGCGGGGCACATGGGCCGTCAAATCAAGGCCCGCATGATCGTTCATGAGATGTCACCATACTGCTATGGCACCCAGGCCCATCGTGACGATTGGGTGGAGTTAGTACTCGGCCTGGAGAGCCTCCTACCGTTGGCCAAGCATCGCGAGGGCTCACTGGAGCAGCACGCCACCTACCTCTACGACCGCACCGGCGGCAGTATCGGCTCTCTGCGCGCACTACTCAGCGACGCCGCTATTGCCGCGATCCAGGAAGGGTCCGAGAAGATCGACCGCACACTGCTCGACTCGATCAAGACCGACCGGGCGGCGGACGAGCACCACGCCGCAGCGCCGCCACGCCCGCGAAAGCCCAAGCGACTCAAGCAGGCGGGATGA